A genomic segment from Methanolobus zinderi encodes:
- the ppsA gene encoding phosphoenolpyruvate synthase, with the protein MGNSKYIRWFEEITIGDVPLVGGKNASIGEMYRELTKEGIRIPNGFAVTADAYWHVLEESGTLDELKKTLEGLDTEDVQDLSERGKKARSIILDAGIPDDLWEEIKEAYDKLSEQYGTVDTDVAVRSSATAEDLPNASFAGQQETYLNISGYHSLKDACSRCFASLFTDRAISYRVNNNFDHFKVGLSVGVMKMVRSDLASSGVMFTIDTESGFEDVVFITAAYGLGENIVQGLVNPDEYYVFKPTLKDDNRPIINKTLGEKAIKMIYGRGDSRVLTRNVEVPEAERKSFCINDEEILQLARYAVTIEDHYSGKNQKRSPMDIEWAKDGETGELFIVQARPETVQSQRKKNILENYILDERSSVIVKGRSVGSKIASGKVRVIEDVSRLSSFKAGEVLVADTTTPDWEPVMKRAAAIITNKGGRTCHAAIVSRELGIPAVVGATDATEKLETGMEVTLSCAEGDVGKVYEGALDFHTESVDLTEIENAKTEVMMNLGNPEEAFGLSMIPNDGIGLARLEFIISSYIRIHPMALVHPEKVDDESVLEQIEELTKGYESKEDYFVEKLAFGVGTIAAAFHPKPVVVRMSDFKSNEYESLLGGKYFEFEENNPMLGFRGASRYYDERYREGFALECRAMKRVREEMGLSNLILMIPFCRRIEEAEKVLAEMKKHGLERGKNDLQIYVMCEIPSNILLIDEFSKYFDGFSIGSNDLTQLTLGVDRDSEILAEAFDERDEAVKKIVAMAIKGAKKNGKHSGLCGQAPSDFPEFAEFLVRQGIDSISLNPDSVMEIVPRIKKTEEEMEKNDCLSIDL; encoded by the coding sequence ATGGGAAACAGCAAGTATATCCGGTGGTTTGAAGAGATAACTATAGGTGATGTTCCTCTGGTGGGAGGAAAGAACGCTTCTATCGGGGAAATGTACAGGGAACTGACAAAAGAGGGAATCAGGATACCAAACGGTTTTGCAGTCACTGCGGATGCCTACTGGCATGTGCTGGAGGAGTCAGGAACTCTTGATGAACTTAAAAAGACCCTTGAAGGGCTGGACACGGAAGATGTCCAGGACCTCTCGGAAAGGGGGAAGAAGGCAAGGAGCATTATCCTTGATGCGGGTATCCCCGATGATCTCTGGGAGGAGATAAAAGAGGCCTATGACAAACTCAGTGAGCAGTACGGAACAGTTGATACCGATGTGGCCGTGCGTAGTTCGGCAACTGCGGAAGACCTCCCCAATGCCTCTTTTGCAGGCCAGCAGGAAACCTATCTGAACATCAGCGGCTACCATTCATTGAAAGATGCCTGCAGCAGGTGTTTTGCATCGCTTTTCACAGACAGGGCCATTTCCTATCGTGTGAACAACAATTTCGACCACTTCAAGGTCGGTCTCTCTGTCGGAGTCATGAAGATGGTCCGCTCGGACCTTGCTTCAAGCGGAGTGATGTTCACGATAGATACGGAATCCGGTTTTGAGGATGTTGTTTTCATAACCGCGGCCTATGGCCTGGGAGAGAACATCGTCCAGGGACTTGTGAACCCTGATGAGTACTATGTATTCAAACCCACACTTAAAGACGATAACAGACCCATCATCAATAAAACACTGGGTGAGAAAGCCATAAAAATGATCTACGGCCGTGGGGATTCCCGGGTGCTCACCCGCAATGTGGAAGTCCCCGAGGCCGAGAGAAAAAGCTTCTGTATCAATGATGAAGAGATACTGCAGCTTGCACGCTACGCAGTCACCATAGAGGACCATTATTCCGGAAAGAATCAGAAGAGATCGCCCATGGACATAGAATGGGCCAAGGATGGGGAAACCGGAGAGCTTTTTATCGTTCAGGCAAGGCCCGAAACGGTGCAGTCCCAGAGGAAAAAGAACATACTTGAAAACTATATTCTTGACGAGAGGTCGTCTGTCATTGTAAAAGGCAGAAGCGTCGGTAGCAAGATAGCCAGCGGAAAGGTTCGGGTCATTGAAGATGTATCCAGACTTTCATCTTTTAAGGCAGGAGAGGTACTTGTTGCTGATACAACAACACCTGACTGGGAACCGGTAATGAAGAGAGCGGCGGCAATTATCACAAACAAGGGAGGAAGAACATGCCACGCAGCAATTGTGAGCCGTGAGCTGGGAATACCGGCTGTTGTCGGGGCGACGGATGCCACGGAAAAGCTGGAAACCGGCATGGAAGTAACCCTTAGCTGTGCGGAAGGGGATGTCGGAAAGGTGTATGAGGGAGCACTTGATTTCCATACGGAAAGTGTTGATCTCACGGAAATTGAAAATGCTAAGACTGAAGTTATGATGAATCTTGGCAACCCCGAGGAAGCCTTCGGGCTCTCCATGATACCCAATGACGGAATAGGGCTTGCAAGACTGGAATTCATCATCTCAAGTTATATACGGATCCACCCCATGGCACTTGTTCATCCCGAGAAGGTTGATGATGAATCCGTGCTTGAGCAGATCGAGGAACTTACAAAGGGTTACGAAAGTAAGGAAGATTACTTTGTGGAAAAACTTGCCTTCGGAGTTGGTACCATTGCCGCAGCCTTCCATCCAAAACCTGTAGTGGTGCGTATGAGCGATTTCAAGTCAAATGAGTACGAAAGCCTGCTCGGGGGGAAATATTTCGAGTTCGAGGAGAACAATCCCATGCTTGGTTTCAGAGGTGCTTCCCGCTATTATGATGAGAGATACAGGGAAGGATTTGCACTTGAATGCAGGGCGATGAAGAGAGTAAGGGAAGAGATGGGACTTTCAAACCTGATCCTTATGATCCCGTTCTGCAGGAGGATAGAAGAAGCTGAGAAGGTGCTCGCGGAGATGAAGAAACATGGCCTTGAGAGGGGAAAGAACGATTTGCAAATATATGTCATGTGTGAGATACCAAGTAATATCCTTCTGATCGACGAGTTCAGTAAGTACTTTGACGGCTTTTCCATCGGATCCAACGACCTGACCCAGCTTACACTGGGAGTTGACAGGGATTCGGAGATACTTGCAGAAGCCTTTGACGAGAGGGATGAGGCAGTAAAGAAAATCGTTGCCATGGCTATCAAGGGTGCAAAGAAGAACGGCAAGCACAGCGGACTCTGCGGGCAGGCACCAAGTGATTTTCCGGAGTTTGCGGAGTTCCTTGTGAGACAGGGCATAGACTCGATCTCCCTGAACCCTGATTCTGTTATGGAGATCGTGCCAAGAATCAAGAAGACAGAAGAGGAAATGGAAAAGAACGACTGTCTTTCCATAGACCTCTAA